A window from Pagrus major chromosome 4, Pma_NU_1.0 encodes these proteins:
- the LOC140994285 gene encoding uncharacterized protein, whose translation MEIVLEESIKIPDSVVIVGLTNTDRDKEIETYLAQFGSVSRVFGIDTAEFPRHGIVEFTHGTAMQSLAPLLPLNYISPTTPEVTYKICSLAGIYSPLACSSATKTYLEELQAIAKLSAKPFEVLLQEELVKVSSSLTSEKEPEVKSDPHDDQVPFTTTETVTKGPVKASPVSTPIGKSSPSLTSAFASYLAPPATIKRQHLLSSEEVLNPPEIQKVVVEHIVKTDSVVSHLHGSSRLRAFSGKSLRPSNEADYETWRTNVDLFLTDPSVSDLDRSRKIFDSLLPPAADIVKHLGPRALPNAYLELLNSAYGTVADGDECFAKFLSTLQNNGEKPSEYLHHLQVVLNTAVKRGGVSFTDLNRHLLKQFCRGCWDNALISDLQLEQKKDNPPSFAELLLLLRVEEDKQVAKASRMKHHLGSALEIHQ comes from the exons ATGGAAATCGTGTTGGAAGAGTCAATAAAAATCCCAGATTCGGTAGTAATAGTTGGTTTAACTAAcactgacagagacaaagaaattGAAACTTACCTTGCGCAATTTGGTTCGGTAAGTCGTGTTTTTGGTATTGATACTGCTGAATTTCCAAGACATGGTATTGTTGAGTTTACACATGGAACTGCAATGCAGTCTCTTGCACCTTTGTTACCGTTAAACTATATAAGTCCTACCACACCTGAGGTCACTTATAAGATATGCTCATTGGCCGGCATATACAGTCCCCTCGCATGCAGCAGCGCCACCAAGACCtacctggaggagctgcaggccaTCGCTAAGCTAAGTGCAAAGCCATTTGAAGTGTTATTACAAGAGGAGCTAGTCAAAGTCTCTTCTTCCCTGACCTCAGAAAAAGAGCCTGAAGTGAAATCTGACCCACACGATGATCAAGTGCCCTTTACTACAACAGAGACAGTGACGAAAGGCCCTGTTAAAGCATCTCCCGTTTCGACCCCAATTGGAAAATCATCGCCCAGCCTGACCAGTGCTTTTGCTTCTTACCTTGCCCCTCCTGCCACTATTAAGCGTCAGCACCTCCTGTCAAGTGAGGAAGTGCTAAATCCCCCTGAAATTCAGAAAGTGGTAGTAGAACACATTGTCAAGACCGACAGTGTTGTGTCCCATCTTCATGGTTCTTCTCGACTCCGGGCTTTTTCTGGAAAATCTCTACGGCCCAGTAATGAAGCTGATTATGAGACTTGGCGAACCAATGTAGATTTGTTTCTCACTGATCCCTCTGTGTCTGATTTGGATCGCTCTCGCAAGATTTTTGATAGtttgctgccccctgctgcCGACATTGTGAAGCATTTAGGGCCCCGAGCGCTACCAAATGCATATCTTGAACTTTTGAACTCAGCTTATGGCACAGTGGCTGATGGAGATGAGTGTTTTGCCAAGTTTTTGAGCACATTGCAAAATAATGGAGAAAAGCCTTCTGAGTATCTGCACCACCTTCAAGTGGTGTTAAACACAGCTGTGAAACGAGGTGGTGTTTCTTTCACTGACTTGAATCGCCATCTCTTGAAACAATTTTGTCGAGGCTGTTGGGATAACGCTTTGATCAGTGATCTCCAGTTGGAGCAAAAGAAGGACAATCCTCCATCCTTTGCAGAGTTGCTTTTGTTGCTCCGTGTTGAAGAGGATAAGCAAGTGGCTAAAGCTTCCCGTATGAAACATCACTTAGGTTCA GCTCTAGAAATACACCAATGA